The Tripterygium wilfordii isolate XIE 37 chromosome 23, ASM1340144v1, whole genome shotgun sequence genomic sequence CTGGCGGTGTTTCATTTATCAAATGGCTTTGCCTGGGAGCTTTTGGGGACAGTGCATGAAGCTAGGAATCCGTCAGTTTTATCAGAATTATCCTTTTTCCAGCATCCGgcttcttattattttatttttattatgtttataGTAACCAATTTACCAGGTAGATCTAAAATGGGGCTTGGTTTCCTGGGCAGCACGTTTCCTTTATGAACACATGTTATTGAAAATATTAATACTTTCACTGTAATCGTATGGGTAATGGTTAAACTATATTAATACTTTCACTGTAATTGTATGGGTAATGGTCTTCCTTTGCTTGTTGCAGATACATAAAGACTACACTATATTAATACTTTCCTGGGCGTTTTGGTTAAACTATATTAATACTTTCACTGTAATCGTATGGGTAATGGTCTTCCTTTGCTTGTTGCAGATACATAAAGACTACACTGATAACCGTGTTAATGCTTTTGTGTGCGATCTgactattgatgatttgagcaggCATATTTCTCCGTCTTCAATAGATGTTGTAACCATGGTATAtgccaaaatttattgtttataagtttttaaaaattcattaaaagtaATTATTGTATGATAAATGCTGGCTGAACTGATTTCTAGTTGAGCACCTTGTTGCATCTTTGAGATGTACAGGTAATAGTTGCTTTTAGTTAACTGACCTGTTAAGCAGATATTTGTGTTATCTGCAGTGTCACCAGAGAAGATGTTTCTAGCATTGCGTAACATTAAAAAAGTCCTCAAGGTAAGTATTAAGTGCAATAAAATTGTTCACATCACATAAAGATTAACTCTTTAGTGAGAATTAATTCCAAcccttttttttgtgtttctcCAGCCAAATGGTTATGTGCTGTTCCGTGACTATGCTACAGGTGATCTTGCTCAGGTTGATCACCAAtgcctttttctcttctttaaaatttttttaaataatttttttggaagCTTTTATGTCGTAATGATTGGCCAACatgtggtagagttgcagggatacaacctagaggttacaagttcaactcctggaaaccacctctccacatattatgtggggtaaagtTTGCATACATCTTGTTTGTTCTCGATCCCGCCCACTGCgtgagccttgtgcacgggtgttggTTACCATTTTTTTACCTTTTATGTTGTAATGCCGTCTTGAAgttgattttcttcttcagtTGATATATTATCATTTGACAAAATCTCATGTTGGTTGTCTAATATGGGTATGCACATGCTGTAACATGATAACTAGCACATTTTCATGCATACTTGTAGAAAGAATGTTATAAGAAGCTGAAAGAcgctatatatatgtataggctGCAAACTCTCCAAATCCTTGCAGGACATGGGATCCCCTCAATGCAAGCTGCTGGATCAATAAGATAATGCTAATAATTGTAAATGGTAAGCAATATAAAATCAGAACAAAGATGAAAGACTTCTGATTTTCCCTCTGAAAAACTTCAACAATTCTAGAATTCCCGATTAAACAAAACATTTACAATATCATATCAAACTTCGGACATTTGGCTTCTCTAAATACAATTTattctttcaaaataaattagatGACATTCTGGGAGATTATGCATTATGGACCATGGTTATAAATTCTTCCACTTCTAAGCATGTTGAAGTGTCCAGGGTTTCAAATTAGTTTTTATGCCTCAAAATATTGAAAGGTGAATGTTGACTGTCGAGGTAGTTTTGTTCTACTGTGTTTTTCTATTCAAGTATCTTTTTGTTTCTAGGAGCTATTTCTGAGCTAGAGTGAAGAGaaaatttttaacttaagaaacCCCTTGCTAGATTCTTAGTCCTTTTTAACATTCCCTTCCCCCAAACTTGCCATTTCTGGCCTTGATATGCTTTATGATTGACAGGAAAGATTCTCTTGCAAGGATCAAAAGATCAGTGAGAACTTTTATGTCAGGGGTGATGGCACTGTAAGTATCGGAATATGTTTGTTTCTTGATGTTACAATTAGATTCATATATCGCATACTCATATTGTGTCATACactctcttcttcttattcagCGTGCATTCTATTTCTCAAATGACTTCTTGACAAGTTTGTTTAAAGAAAATGGGTTTGATGTTAAAGAATTTGGTTTATGCTGCAAACAAGTTGAGAACCGGGCACGTGAGTTGGTGATGAATCGGTAAAATGTTCAATGTTGCACTAAACTATTATTCCTGCGTCCAAATCTTTAATTTTATCTTTCCATTAGGTACGTTGGATGGTACTTCTCTTTTAACATAATCTTTGGTGCAATTGTGTTGCTTTGTGATTATAGGCGTTGGCTCCAAGCTGTGTTCCAATTTTCAGATGGTTTAAATTCTTTTTCAAGTACAGAAGGTGAAGTCATGGTAGGCGTTATTGGTCAACACATTAAGAAGTCCGaggtcaaggagaacaatctgAAGGATTCTACGAACAACAATGAAGTGGACATGTCTGAGGGTGTGGGGGCTGAAATGTTTGGTATTTCACCTTCCAATAACGAGGTAGAACTTAGATTTCTGTtcagtttctttttgtttcctcGTACGCTTTCACTAGTTGAACGAAAATATGTGGATTTTACTGCCTTCCGAAATGTCCATGCATCTATTTCTCTTTTGGTCATTGTGCAGATGCAGATCATCGAGGTCAACCTCAAAGGGTTGAACTTGAAGATTGAAGTGCTTTCCAAGGAGCACCAACACACTTGTAAATCAACTGGCTTGATGCTGTGGGAGTCGGCCCGTTTGATGACTTCTATCCTTGCAGAAAATCCAGTTACCGTTGCGGGGAAAAAGGTTTTGGAGTTGGGGTGTGGCTGTGGGGGTATTTGCTCTATGGCTGCTGTTAAATCAGCTAACCTCATGGTTGCTACTGATGGAGATACGAAAGCCCTTGAGCTTTTGAGCCAAAACATAAATTCTAATCTTAGAGCACCTCTACTTTCTAGACTGTATACAAAGGTACTTGATTGGGGAAACAAAGAACATATAGAAGCAATCAAGGAAATCAATAGTGAGGGTTTTGATGTCATCATAGGCACCGATGTGACTTACGTTCCTGAAGCCATTTCCCCCTTGTTTGCCACCGCCAAGGAATTACTTTCAACAAACAGAAGCAATGTTGATCTGCATCCTGCATTAGTTCTTTGTCATGTCTGGCGACGAGTTGATGAACCATCCTTACTTTCAGCTGCATCGCAATTTGGTTTTAGGCTTGTTGATAAGTGGCCGGCGAGACTAACTGATCAATCTGGAAGTAGTAGTATTGCCAGCCCTTGGTTTCCAGAGGATCTATCTACGGAGAGTATTGGAAATACAGCATTGAGTATCATGTATTTTCACAGGGAGTGAAAGACATCCTTGGGTTTCCATTCATTAGTTTTGATTATATTTATCGAGAAAAGGGGTTTTTGCAGAATGAAATAATACTGGCAGAATCACTGTGATGTAAGATGAATCGGTGACACATTTGTCATTCTTAtgtatttcttttctttgcacTTGTGTTTTCCAGTATGGAACTATCCAAGAAGAATATGTTGCATTTCTACTGCCACTTCAAGTAAGAGAAAATATAGCCAATAACAAAATGCATAATAAAACCACTTGTCGATAATTTAATTGGTTATGACTTGGGGCGTATGTCGCACGAGATTAGGCATTCGAATCAACCGGTTAGGATATTTTTTGACGAAATTCTGGTTTCGTGGGCTTGTTCAATTTTCGAACCCATACCCACATGGGATTCGGCCCAGTTTAAACGTGTTATGAACTCGAAGTTTATGCCCAATTAGATCTTGGAACAGCAGCTTACAAcacattgtaatttttttttttccagtggaTTCTTCATTCTTTGTCCCCCCAACTGTTTTGTGCAAAGGCATCCTTGATAATGCTGATAACTAGTCAACAAGAGAGTTTGATTTCTCTGACAACAACAATCAAATTTGAGTATGTCCTCTCTCTAGaagggttttttttcccccttaacCCTACCAAGTAATTTGAGTCATCAAACACCAagtaatttgtatatatatatttttttataccaTGATATGATTCAGGAATATGCCACATTATCTAGAACCCTCGACCACTTTCGCAAATGGAGaatatatgcatacatatataaatggatgcatatatatatatatactaggaGAGAGAAGTAGTAGTCAGTCCTTTGGACTAGAATGAATGTATATCCTTACTTATATAGTGAGTAGTGTAGTGGGAGATGCATGCATCAACCTCTTGGAACAAATCTGACCATAGGAAAAATGTTCTTCCACTATCACTTCAGTGATGTTGAGATGTTTGAATGAAATAGTGACTGGTGATGGAAGAAGTATGCGTTTATTATCCACCCCAACACTAGTCAACGACCaaacataccaatagaacaaATCACAGCCTTTTCTCATGACCAGACAATTCAATCCCAACAGTTT encodes the following:
- the LOC119993786 gene encoding uncharacterized protein LOC119993786, which translates into the protein MASDARDSADQHPQPQKIQIYPTLTAGVSPFWRDKYERDAMKYWDRFYRQHEDRFFKDRHYLDKEWGQYFSGAQGKVLLEVGCGAGNAIFPLIATYPDIFVHACDFSPRAVDLVKIHKDYTDNRVNAFVCDLTIDDLSRHISPSSIDVVTMIFVLSAVSPEKMFLALRNIKKVLKPNGYVLFRDYATGDLAQERFSCKDQKISENFYVRGDGTRAFYFSNDFLTSLFKENGFDVKEFGLCCKQVENRARELVMNRRWLQAVFQFSDGLNSFSSTEGEVMVGVIGQHIKKSEVKENNLKDSTNNNEVDMSEGVGAEMFGISPSNNEMQIIEVNLKGLNLKIEVLSKEHQHTCKSTGLMLWESARLMTSILAENPVTVAGKKVLELGCGCGGICSMAAVKSANLMVATDGDTKALELLSQNINSNLRAPLLSRLYTKVLDWGNKEHIEAIKEINSEGFDVIIGTDVTYVPEAISPLFATAKELLSTNRSNVDLHPALVLCHVWRRVDEPSLLSAASQFGFRLVDKWPARLTDQSGSSSIASPWFPEDLSTESIGNTALSIMYFHRE